The following are from one region of the Petrotoga mobilis SJ95 genome:
- a CDS encoding acyl-CoA dehydratase activase-related protein: MYYVGFDIGSSSIHVAVIDEEGKLKYVKESIPHFGVPLKRLPEIWESIKPELDGEVLSTSFTGIGAQLFNKVFSELLFDYESVTIPKGASFLEPNVSYVFHIGAKDSYFLRLGHLKEKVNLLELSANSKCGGGSGILVEKQLKRLYLKNDSEFFQIDDYSQKIELMRKLYAQAENEVKDYSDIQGFNARCGVVIQSDLIHEQNEGAQRPFLVAKLYSTVARNFKNDVIGARELDPSLSAIATGGVFSSDYILKSFNMLTNLNVKRPKYHTAVAAIGIALEALEKKNKFVIDFNRLSEISNFTKSKRPYAKPLYAFLDKVHSYEGKIEKVQPDVVRDVTIGVDGGSTTTKAAIVDVETGALLDKIYISTHGDPERALKEVFRHLAKKSNNYNVLGVCTTGSARKLYERILVSQKKKETLEEEGYAVLDGAVDEVTCHAKGIKFHDEEIDTIFEIGGQDMKFTSFKLNGEEATDQIKEARMNYSCQAGAGQTLENMAQLLGLDVKSTLQEAALKAEKVPIIDSTCGVFMEMEENRLISEGFSQEEIAAAIVRSTAASYFNKFVGGPQHVQNKCSCQGGPALGKAFLAAMAQVTNKDIYAYPHRELFGAWGAGLFLREEILKVKKEGKEVRSAFRGFEVVDMKFEKEEVMCSDYFGKSSCKVRNCKLKIFTIAGEKVITGGFCPRGNSEGAEKVKVDYVEIFHRLFEKHFEGIKYEKLDEINVDNEKTVGIHRAGVTLGEIGIWSAALFSKIGFLPVLSPVSDEEIAQRGINIAPTEFCIAMKLVIGHGDLLAKDKRIKHLFNPSVIEEVRDKKPMRKFCIYTEAEGYLLQDILGLEEDREILPVLYWKDKERSAQAIYDELKRIGYNISKEEILEAIDYADQKLEAFKSDLHKQGERFLNKLEKSEEIGYVGLGRDYVVLDPQASSQSGSMFTKQRGMNYIPQTFLEEYYKDIPIDELSFNEYWYQNAHILQASIFVAQHPKLFPIRQMNFACGPDSVKFYHEDEIFKRADKPFLHLVTDAQTNNAPFVTRAEAHDRVVKKSKPKTDLEFKDFVLFPDGHKDKLKLGQRQWLIPYMGEASNLGKAILKHYGIEAKVLPTATVQAKEAADRFITTEVCFPLRGVVGDAMATLEEIARDKGKDWINDNTVIFLPTTSGPCRFGKYGEVLKIFLHKEGLDNIPIISPSVDTGYLQIEAPEQFKTLYQKADALINVFRAIKMADMTDDLIRRFRPYADDFSDFDETTQKLWENLQQLLMEKGGSIKYLKRWVNDAIDTFTKLSPSAKEHSLPLVLYIGEIYSRQHDPYTDYVMERIEEERLEIIRGTIAEWLEYVIYINERRNPNFLFRFVDNYMGFTDWRFKRIFGAYSKDHAVLPKPQKIIDDMQNSRKYHGDIVGESPLVIGIFLKFLNGELANGRQKVSGIFHVGPFTCMQEGVAMAKMDAIAKEVSKRDPSLVVPMIHAFFGDSANTNLEAEIAAFREQCYLKQKLTK; the protein is encoded by the coding sequence ATGTATTACGTTGGGTTTGATATTGGTTCATCAAGCATTCATGTAGCGGTCATTGACGAAGAAGGAAAACTAAAATACGTTAAAGAAAGTATTCCACATTTTGGTGTGCCTTTAAAAAGGCTACCGGAGATTTGGGAATCGATAAAACCTGAACTGGATGGGGAAGTACTTTCTACGTCTTTCACGGGAATAGGTGCACAACTTTTCAACAAAGTTTTTTCGGAACTCTTGTTTGATTATGAAAGTGTTACCATACCCAAAGGTGCTTCTTTTCTCGAACCAAATGTTTCCTATGTATTCCACATTGGAGCAAAGGACTCATATTTTTTAAGACTTGGACATCTTAAAGAAAAGGTGAATCTTTTAGAGTTGTCAGCTAATAGCAAATGTGGCGGGGGTTCAGGAATCTTAGTTGAAAAACAGTTGAAAAGATTATACTTAAAAAACGATTCAGAGTTTTTTCAGATAGATGATTACTCACAAAAAATTGAACTAATGAGAAAATTGTATGCCCAAGCAGAAAACGAGGTGAAAGATTACAGCGATATTCAGGGCTTCAATGCTAGATGTGGTGTTGTAATTCAATCAGATTTGATACACGAACAAAATGAAGGTGCTCAAAGGCCCTTTTTAGTTGCAAAATTGTACTCTACAGTAGCTAGGAATTTTAAAAATGACGTGATTGGAGCGAGGGAACTTGATCCATCTCTCTCAGCCATAGCTACAGGAGGAGTCTTTTCAAGTGATTATATCCTCAAAAGTTTCAATATGTTAACTAATTTAAATGTAAAAAGGCCTAAGTACCATACCGCTGTTGCAGCTATTGGGATAGCTCTGGAAGCGTTAGAAAAGAAAAACAAATTTGTGATAGATTTTAACCGACTTTCTGAGATCTCTAATTTTACGAAGAGTAAACGTCCCTATGCTAAGCCTCTTTATGCCTTTCTTGATAAAGTCCACAGCTACGAAGGAAAAATTGAGAAAGTGCAACCTGATGTGGTTAGAGATGTAACCATAGGAGTAGATGGAGGCTCAACCACCACAAAAGCTGCGATTGTGGACGTTGAAACGGGTGCCCTTTTAGACAAAATTTACATCAGCACCCATGGTGATCCAGAAAGAGCTCTTAAAGAAGTGTTTAGACACTTAGCCAAAAAATCCAATAATTATAATGTTCTTGGTGTATGTACCACAGGATCAGCCAGAAAATTGTACGAGAGAATTTTAGTAAGTCAAAAGAAAAAAGAAACTTTAGAAGAAGAAGGATACGCAGTTTTAGATGGAGCCGTTGATGAAGTCACATGTCACGCCAAGGGAATTAAATTTCACGATGAAGAGATCGATACGATATTTGAAATCGGTGGACAAGATATGAAGTTCACTTCTTTCAAACTTAATGGAGAAGAAGCTACAGATCAGATAAAAGAGGCTAGGATGAATTACTCATGTCAAGCCGGAGCTGGTCAAACATTGGAGAACATGGCTCAACTGTTAGGCTTGGATGTCAAATCGACACTTCAAGAAGCCGCATTGAAAGCAGAAAAAGTACCCATTATAGATTCTACCTGTGGTGTTTTCATGGAGATGGAAGAAAACCGTTTAATTTCTGAGGGTTTTTCACAAGAAGAGATAGCGGCAGCTATAGTAAGATCCACAGCAGCTAGTTATTTTAATAAATTTGTTGGAGGTCCACAACATGTTCAAAACAAATGCTCTTGTCAAGGGGGACCAGCCTTGGGGAAAGCATTTTTGGCTGCAATGGCACAAGTTACAAACAAAGATATCTACGCTTATCCCCACAGAGAATTGTTTGGAGCATGGGGAGCGGGTCTTTTTCTAAGAGAAGAGATATTGAAGGTGAAAAAAGAAGGAAAAGAAGTGCGCTCAGCTTTCAGAGGCTTTGAAGTAGTAGATATGAAATTTGAAAAAGAAGAGGTAATGTGTTCAGATTACTTCGGCAAATCGTCCTGTAAGGTAAGAAATTGCAAATTGAAAATCTTTACTATAGCAGGCGAAAAAGTTATAACAGGTGGTTTTTGTCCAAGAGGGAACAGTGAAGGGGCAGAGAAGGTAAAAGTAGATTATGTTGAAATTTTCCATAGATTGTTTGAAAAACATTTTGAAGGCATAAAATACGAAAAGTTGGACGAAATAAATGTCGATAATGAAAAAACGGTAGGTATTCACAGAGCTGGAGTAACCTTAGGAGAAATAGGTATTTGGTCTGCCGCATTGTTTAGTAAAATTGGATTTTTACCAGTATTATCTCCAGTATCAGATGAAGAAATTGCACAAAGAGGTATTAATATTGCTCCTACAGAGTTTTGTATAGCGATGAAACTCGTTATAGGTCACGGGGATCTGCTGGCAAAAGATAAAAGGATAAAACACCTGTTTAACCCTTCGGTTATTGAAGAAGTAAGAGATAAAAAACCAATGAGAAAATTTTGCATATATACCGAGGCTGAAGGTTACTTGTTACAAGACATATTGGGATTGGAAGAAGATAGAGAGATTCTGCCTGTTCTTTACTGGAAAGATAAAGAAAGGTCAGCTCAAGCGATATACGATGAATTAAAAAGAATTGGTTACAATATTTCCAAAGAAGAGATATTGGAAGCCATAGATTATGCAGATCAAAAGTTAGAAGCGTTCAAAAGCGATTTACACAAACAAGGGGAAAGATTCTTAAACAAATTAGAAAAAAGTGAAGAGATAGGGTATGTAGGATTGGGAAGAGATTATGTTGTATTAGACCCTCAGGCTTCCTCACAATCAGGTTCTATGTTCACCAAGCAAAGAGGTATGAATTATATTCCTCAAACTTTTTTGGAAGAGTACTACAAGGATATTCCTATAGATGAACTTTCTTTCAACGAATACTGGTATCAAAATGCGCATATTCTCCAAGCTTCTATATTCGTTGCACAACATCCAAAACTATTTCCGATAAGACAGATGAATTTTGCTTGCGGACCAGATTCAGTCAAATTTTATCATGAAGATGAGATATTCAAAAGAGCAGACAAACCGTTTTTGCATTTAGTGACAGATGCACAAACCAACAACGCTCCCTTTGTTACAAGAGCTGAGGCACACGATCGAGTGGTGAAAAAGAGTAAACCAAAAACGGATTTGGAGTTCAAAGATTTTGTCTTATTCCCCGATGGTCATAAGGACAAATTAAAATTGGGGCAGAGGCAGTGGCTCATTCCCTACATGGGTGAGGCAAGTAACCTAGGAAAAGCTATACTTAAACATTACGGAATAGAAGCGAAGGTTTTACCAACGGCCACAGTTCAAGCCAAAGAAGCGGCAGATAGGTTCATCACAACGGAAGTTTGTTTTCCGTTAAGAGGCGTGGTTGGTGATGCGATGGCAACCTTGGAAGAAATAGCCAGAGATAAAGGAAAGGACTGGATAAATGACAATACCGTTATTTTCTTGCCGACCACTTCTGGCCCATGTCGTTTTGGTAAGTATGGAGAAGTTCTGAAGATTTTTTTACATAAAGAAGGACTTGACAATATCCCTATAATCAGCCCTTCTGTTGATACGGGTTACCTCCAAATAGAAGCGCCAGAACAGTTTAAAACTCTTTATCAGAAAGCAGACGCATTAATAAATGTTTTCAGGGCAATAAAAATGGCGGATATGACAGATGATTTAATCAGAAGATTCAGACCATATGCGGATGATTTTTCTGATTTCGATGAAACTACCCAAAAATTATGGGAAAACCTACAACAATTACTGATGGAAAAAGGCGGTTCTATAAAATATCTAAAAAGATGGGTGAATGACGCTATAGATACTTTCACAAAGTTATCCCCAAGTGCGAAAGAGCATTCACTTCCTTTAGTATTGTACATAGGGGAAATATATTCAAGACAACATGATCCTTACACAGATTATGTAATGGAAAGGATAGAAGAGGAAAGGTTAGAAATAATCAGAGGGACAATAGCTGAATGGTTAGAATATGTGATTTACATTAACGAAAGGAGAAACCCTAATTTTCTTTTCCGATTTGTGGATAATTACATGGGTTTCACAGATTGGCGCTTCAAAAGAATTTTTGGGGCGTATTCTAAAGACCACGCTGTTTTACCCAAACCTCAAAAAATCATCGATGACATGCAAAATAGTAGAAAGTACCACGGTGATATTGTAGGAGAATCACCTTTGGTAATTGGGATATTTCTAAAATTTTTAAATGGTGAATTGGCAAACGGTAGACAAAAAGTTTCTGGGATATTCCATGTAGGACCTTTCACTTGCATGCAAGAAGGCGTGGCGATGGCAAAAATGGATGCCATCGCCAAAGAAGTATCAAAACGAGATCCTTCATTGGTTGTTCCAATGATTCATGCATTTTTTGGAGATTCTGCCAATACGAATCTCGAAGCTGAAATTGCAGCATTCAGAGAACAGTGCTATCTCAAACAAAAATTGACAAAATAA
- a CDS encoding flagellar basal body-associated FliL family protein, with product MAEENNSENKNENKLEYESLINQEEKKPPQNRERLIIITTIIAIVVLGIVIIFSLLFFGGKYNVTINYEIVASEGLQEPYNEIKVELIGANTYEASFPVGESIELTSIEEGTYELNIMAVDDTGLAYYYYNNPELFVNEDKTLSDINLEKLPLRYQIDYEWDDNDLYITLPQDYDQYLIYRRNSDGMYEPYRTSTQNTLILSSVPSEGLDLKFAVVKNNMVYNFSENYYFQKNSSPISPIILSPSENQQLSESSVYFVWQAEDPDRDSLVFDLYLTADSGQERLIAENIDTYFYRFNSLEMGKNYTLRIVAKDQKGGESTSQIRFSTKVVPEEKVYLYSPSGEMGVTIYEVTDPSKPQEIATIDTPGNVTDVINHDNYLYILRYMEGLSIAEISNPNSPKLQENLNLEGINGIKIANGYLYARFENGQVSVYSIKDNPRDPEFLGYTDIKFYGALEPEIRYIQTQQDLKVEIIKGEYPVRINLNNRVFVAEYSLLVANADMKETVENSFSQVFDTLRLIFSTYKPEDFRNSEKIAEIENKLLSALNELFKTNTTNGIKEVTLDVSRVE from the coding sequence ATGGCTGAAGAGAACAATTCAGAAAATAAGAATGAAAATAAATTAGAATACGAAAGTTTAATCAACCAAGAAGAAAAGAAACCACCACAAAACAGAGAGAGATTAATTATTATTACAACTATTATTGCAATAGTTGTCTTGGGTATTGTGATTATATTTTCTCTGTTGTTTTTTGGTGGAAAGTATAATGTAACGATCAACTACGAAATAGTTGCGTCAGAAGGTCTACAAGAACCTTACAACGAAATAAAAGTTGAATTGATTGGAGCCAATACTTACGAAGCATCTTTTCCTGTTGGAGAAAGTATAGAATTAACGTCCATAGAAGAAGGGACTTATGAGCTAAATATCATGGCAGTCGATGATACAGGACTTGCATATTACTATTATAACAACCCAGAATTGTTTGTGAATGAAGATAAAACCCTAAGCGACATAAATCTCGAAAAATTACCCCTAAGATATCAAATAGATTATGAATGGGATGATAACGATTTGTATATAACACTCCCACAAGACTATGACCAATATTTAATTTATAGAAGAAACAGTGATGGAATGTACGAACCTTATAGGACCTCCACCCAGAATACACTTATTTTAAGTTCAGTGCCTTCAGAAGGATTGGATCTGAAATTTGCTGTTGTTAAAAATAACATGGTTTATAATTTCTCTGAAAATTATTATTTTCAAAAAAATAGTTCTCCCATAAGCCCAATAATCTTATCACCATCTGAAAATCAACAATTAAGCGAGTCTAGTGTGTACTTCGTATGGCAAGCTGAAGATCCCGATAGAGATTCTTTGGTTTTTGATTTATATTTAACTGCGGACTCTGGACAAGAGCGACTCATAGCAGAAAATATCGATACGTATTTTTATCGATTTAATTCTTTGGAAATGGGAAAAAATTATACCTTAAGAATTGTTGCAAAGGATCAAAAAGGTGGAGAATCTACCTCTCAAATACGCTTTTCCACAAAAGTAGTGCCCGAGGAAAAAGTTTATCTCTACTCACCAAGTGGCGAAATGGGGGTAACTATATATGAAGTTACAGATCCAAGTAAACCCCAAGAAATCGCTACAATAGACACGCCAGGAAACGTCACAGATGTAATCAATCACGATAACTATCTATATATACTCAGATATATGGAAGGATTAAGCATAGCAGAAATAAGTAATCCTAACTCTCCCAAACTACAAGAAAACTTGAATTTAGAAGGTATTAACGGAATTAAAATCGCCAATGGTTATTTATACGCTAGATTTGAAAATGGACAGGTTAGTGTATACTCCATTAAAGATAATCCACGTGATCCTGAATTTCTGGGATACACTGACATCAAATTCTATGGTGCCCTAGAACCTGAAATCAGGTATATTCAAACTCAGCAAGACTTAAAAGTTGAAATTATAAAAGGAGAATACCCAGTTAGAATCAACCTTAACAACCGTGTTTTTGTTGCGGAATATTCCTTATTAGTTGCCAACGCAGATATGAAAGAAACCGTGGAAAATTCCTTTTCGCAGGTTTTTGACACTCTTAGACTCATATTCTCAACTTATAAGCCTGAAGATTTTAGAAACAGTGAGAAAATTGCCGAAATTGAGAACAAATTGCTTTCGGCTTTAAATGAATTGTTCAAAACAAACACTACCAACGGTATAAAAGAAGTAACTTTAGATGTTTCTAGAGTTGAATAA
- the rsmA gene encoding 16S rRNA (adenine(1518)-N(6)/adenine(1519)-N(6))-dimethyltransferase RsmA: protein MKTSEWLKKYDIRLKKGLGQNFLSNSTVSHEIVKKSEIDENDVIIEIGTGNGILTEEIAKKAKKVITFEIDERLKPLLEERFEGSKNVEIHFEDFLNTDLSKFKDIPKLKYIANIPYYISSKILEKIFEESPKFEYAIFMFQKEFGQRLMAKSKKSYSPLSIFVQTYCTVERIMDVSKNNFIPIPKVDSVILKFNPVYKYVEEIDPKDFMKFVHICFSKRRKTIKNNLKEIIPDTEKYLTEVQIDPSSRPEDIPLETYIQLYKKLLGRRGAKKGF from the coding sequence TTGAAAACCTCTGAATGGCTTAAGAAGTACGATATAAGATTAAAAAAAGGGTTGGGTCAAAATTTTTTGTCTAACTCGACTGTGTCTCATGAAATAGTAAAAAAAAGTGAAATCGATGAAAATGACGTAATAATAGAAATTGGAACCGGCAATGGAATTCTCACAGAAGAGATAGCAAAGAAAGCAAAAAAAGTAATAACGTTTGAAATTGATGAGAGGCTCAAACCACTATTAGAAGAAAGGTTTGAAGGTTCAAAAAATGTAGAAATACATTTTGAAGATTTCTTAAACACAGACCTTTCTAAATTCAAAGATATTCCAAAACTGAAATATATAGCAAACATCCCATATTATATCTCTTCAAAAATATTAGAAAAGATATTTGAAGAATCACCAAAATTTGAATACGCAATTTTTATGTTTCAAAAAGAGTTTGGACAACGGTTGATGGCAAAATCAAAAAAAAGTTACAGCCCTTTAAGTATATTCGTTCAGACTTATTGTACTGTTGAAAGAATCATGGATGTATCTAAAAACAATTTCATACCAATTCCAAAAGTAGATTCAGTAATATTGAAATTCAACCCTGTGTACAAGTATGTAGAAGAAATAGATCCAAAAGATTTCATGAAATTTGTTCACATATGTTTTTCTAAAAGAAGAAAAACAATAAAAAATAATCTTAAAGAGATTATACCTGATACAGAAAAATATTTAACTGAGGTACAAATTGACCCCTCATCTCGACCAGAAGATATTCCCTTAGAAACATACATACAACTATACAAAAAATTGTTGGGGCGAAGGGGCGCTAAAAAAGGGTTCTAA
- a CDS encoding polysaccharide biosynthesis/export family protein: protein MKKGSFIIILLILLALPIITFSYNVRMGDILGIWVLGYPEYSITDAIVGPEGDVTVPPIGRIKAEGRTLEEIENEISTKMESYIKTNKVTVGITQYAPFSVTVLGNTNINGVINIKNEKIKLSDLIGLAGGIKDITNSSYALIKSPDGKEQKVNIEWIKSGEPGEDPYIYENYFILFPYDYTNKITVFSDFGTSSLDYYEGLTLKTVISSMNIPTNKMPAEIMIVREGKIQEVPFDEIVKKEDYSLQPGDTVIIPYNYTNNVLVFSDFGSASLDYFEGMGIKSVITLLNVSLSEVEDSVTVVREGETTTLSLQKTTNNEDFFLQPGDTVIINRFENYVYLSSQENSQRVDFEKQERMNIRTLLTKVGISEENVEEVRVNNQPVNSNTELKKGDFVQITLKRNYVYLSGAFNRTGKVEFLPNEKIRMDKIVGLAGGFSNNFSGNLVIVDNSGSTKSLTVDPNNLTMLKDVLVSSGSTIIADTELRMAYIFGEFSNVMAYNQGESLYELLLPLNLDESYQVRYQIGEKTGTSIANEFDSLKNILLEGKAFVEISKIAPDQIIVYKAGETQVIQQKNVRLIDVFSSVNGFSPVDTGTIAIYQNNEKIKTINSEELLNNLMMEVPKGSYVVVQPEVSGSYIAVLGNISPKSLRTDVPMSLVEILSNSAIDWKNQESIFIYTKNNEEIKVDIKDVESLRNVLVNPGSIVYVPPAEEQVVYVFGEVTKPGIIPYNAGMTVLDAILKAGNASQSAQLTTVYLFKDGPENPPVTLDLSGIINAAPVKTGMNPEVKPKDIIYIPKNTLTNIVEVMSTVQTFMSFINAGFDTYANVSGLF from the coding sequence ATGAAAAAAGGTAGCTTTATTATCATTCTTTTAATTCTTTTGGCTTTACCAATTATTACATTCTCATATAACGTAAGGATGGGTGACATCTTAGGAATTTGGGTCTTAGGATATCCTGAATATTCAATAACCGATGCAATTGTGGGGCCAGAAGGAGACGTCACGGTACCTCCTATTGGCAGAATAAAAGCAGAAGGTAGAACTTTAGAAGAAATTGAAAACGAGATATCCACTAAAATGGAAAGTTACATAAAAACTAATAAAGTTACAGTAGGAATCACCCAGTATGCCCCTTTTTCGGTAACGGTTTTAGGAAACACCAACATAAACGGGGTCATTAACATAAAAAACGAAAAGATTAAACTTTCAGATCTAATTGGATTAGCTGGTGGGATAAAAGATATCACTAACTCCTCTTATGCGTTGATCAAATCTCCCGATGGAAAGGAACAAAAAGTTAATATCGAATGGATCAAAAGTGGAGAACCTGGTGAAGATCCTTATATATATGAAAATTACTTTATTCTCTTCCCCTACGACTATACGAACAAAATCACTGTTTTTTCAGACTTCGGCACGTCATCTTTAGATTACTATGAAGGTTTGACGTTGAAAACCGTCATCTCTTCCATGAATATACCTACTAACAAGATGCCTGCTGAAATTATGATTGTTCGAGAGGGAAAAATTCAAGAAGTCCCATTTGATGAAATAGTAAAAAAAGAAGATTATTCCTTACAACCAGGCGACACAGTAATAATTCCTTACAACTATACTAATAATGTTCTTGTCTTTTCTGATTTTGGATCAGCTTCTTTAGATTATTTTGAAGGCATGGGAATAAAATCTGTAATAACGTTACTTAACGTTAGTCTAAGCGAAGTAGAAGACTCTGTAACAGTTGTTAGAGAAGGAGAAACTACTACTTTATCTTTACAGAAAACAACCAACAATGAAGATTTTTTTCTTCAACCTGGCGATACAGTAATAATAAACAGATTTGAAAATTATGTATACTTAAGTTCACAAGAAAATTCACAAAGAGTTGACTTTGAAAAACAAGAAAGAATGAACATCAGAACACTCTTAACTAAAGTTGGTATAAGTGAAGAAAATGTGGAAGAAGTTCGAGTAAACAACCAACCCGTAAATTCGAATACTGAGCTAAAAAAAGGTGATTTTGTTCAAATTACACTTAAGAGAAACTATGTTTATCTAAGTGGAGCATTCAACAGAACTGGAAAGGTTGAATTTTTGCCAAACGAAAAAATAAGGATGGATAAGATAGTTGGATTAGCAGGTGGTTTCAGTAACAATTTTTCAGGAAACTTGGTTATCGTGGATAATTCTGGAAGTACAAAAAGTTTAACCGTTGATCCGAATAACTTAACTATGTTGAAAGATGTCTTAGTAAGTTCTGGCTCAACGATAATAGCCGACACAGAATTAAGAATGGCTTATATATTCGGAGAATTCTCTAATGTTATGGCCTACAATCAAGGAGAAAGTTTGTATGAACTACTGCTCCCATTAAACTTAGATGAATCCTACCAAGTTAGATATCAAATCGGTGAAAAAACCGGAACTTCAATAGCGAATGAATTTGACAGTTTAAAAAATATTCTACTCGAAGGCAAGGCCTTTGTAGAGATTTCAAAAATTGCTCCAGACCAAATTATCGTCTACAAAGCAGGAGAAACACAAGTTATTCAGCAAAAAAATGTAAGGTTAATAGATGTCTTCTCGTCTGTAAATGGGTTCTCCCCAGTAGATACTGGAACAATAGCAATCTACCAAAACAATGAAAAGATAAAAACAATAAATTCTGAAGAATTATTGAACAATTTAATGATGGAAGTTCCAAAAGGTTCATACGTCGTTGTTCAACCAGAAGTGAGTGGTTCATACATAGCTGTTTTGGGAAATATCTCTCCAAAAAGTCTAAGAACAGATGTTCCAATGAGCTTGGTTGAGATACTTTCTAACTCCGCTATCGATTGGAAAAACCAAGAGAGCATCTTCATCTATACAAAAAACAACGAGGAAATAAAAGTGGATATAAAAGACGTTGAATCACTAAGAAATGTACTTGTTAACCCTGGATCCATAGTCTACGTACCACCGGCAGAAGAGCAAGTTGTTTACGTCTTTGGAGAAGTAACAAAACCCGGTATTATCCCATACAATGCAGGCATGACAGTGCTAGACGCAATACTCAAAGCAGGAAACGCTTCTCAATCAGCTCAATTAACAACGGTATACTTATTCAAAGATGGTCCGGAAAATCCACCTGTAACTTTGGACTTATCTGGAATAATAAACGCAGCCCCTGTAAAAACCGGGATGAACCCAGAAGTAAAACCAAAAGATATTATCTATATTCCAAAAAACACACTCACCAACATCGTAGAAGTTATGAGTACGGTACAAACATTCATGAGTTTTATTAACGCCGGCTTTGACACATACGCTAATGTATCTGGTCTGTTTTGA
- a CDS encoding tetratricopeptide repeat protein — MSKELAYYYNQKANTMLEKGNYLNAASYYKKAISLLPEDPMFYHNIGVCYMLSEDYEKASKFLEIALEKGIDLDETNLYLAHSLYEIEKYEDILHLKEPQDGQNKINFLIIKSKAALKSGNNEVAKKIVSHLKISGYNSQELELIEKMI, encoded by the coding sequence ATGAGTAAAGAACTGGCATATTATTACAACCAAAAAGCAAACACCATGTTAGAAAAAGGGAATTATCTAAATGCTGCTTCATATTATAAAAAAGCGATATCTTTACTTCCTGAAGATCCTATGTTCTATCATAACATTGGGGTCTGTTATATGCTAAGTGAAGATTACGAAAAAGCTAGTAAATTTTTAGAGATTGCTTTAGAAAAAGGCATAGACTTAGACGAGACAAACCTTTACCTTGCCCATTCATTATACGAAATAGAAAAGTATGAAGACATATTACATTTAAAAGAACCTCAGGATGGCCAAAACAAAATAAACTTTTTGATCATAAAATCAAAAGCCGCGTTGAAAAGTGGAAACAACGAAGTTGCAAAAAAGATAGTAAGTCATTTAAAAATCTCGGGTTACAATTCTCAAGAATTGGAACTAATAGAAAAAATGATATAA
- the plsY gene encoding glycerol-3-phosphate 1-O-acyltransferase PlsY, protein MSIAALIISYLCGSIPFSFLIPWSKGIDIRKTGSGNVGGTNVLRALGPKWGLLSITLDFLKAFIPILIIRLIFGVDSWVPYLSLIVLVLGHDYPIFLKFEGGKGVASTLGGYFALSPMLGVIFLLVWISVVLLTKYVSVSSLLGLLVTAILSYFWNLKLGITYTLLFFLSLYRHRSNIKRLLSNSENKADIIKILKKEEKIQ, encoded by the coding sequence ATGTCCATTGCTGCTTTGATCATCAGTTATCTATGTGGATCTATTCCTTTCAGCTTCTTGATTCCATGGAGTAAGGGGATAGACATAAGAAAAACTGGAAGCGGAAACGTTGGAGGAACCAATGTTTTAAGGGCTTTGGGGCCAAAATGGGGACTCCTTTCAATAACACTTGATTTTTTGAAAGCATTCATTCCCATTTTAATAATAAGACTTATTTTTGGTGTTGATTCGTGGGTTCCTTATTTATCTTTAATTGTACTTGTCTTAGGTCACGACTATCCAATTTTTTTAAAATTCGAAGGTGGAAAAGGAGTGGCTTCTACATTAGGTGGTTACTTTGCTTTGAGCCCGATGTTAGGTGTAATATTTCTGTTAGTTTGGATATCTGTCGTATTATTGACCAAATATGTTTCTGTATCGTCCCTTTTAGGTTTGCTTGTAACCGCTATTTTAAGTTATTTTTGGAATTTAAAATTGGGTATTACCTACACACTTTTATTTTTTCTGAGCTTGTATAGACATAGATCGAATATCAAAAGGTTACTATCGAATTCTGAAAATAAAGCAGACATTATAAAAATCCTAAAAAAGGAAGAAAAGATTCAATGA